In Glycine max cultivar Williams 82 chromosome 4, Glycine_max_v4.0, whole genome shotgun sequence, the genomic stretch TGATCCAGGGGTTCGTGTGATCATCCTAAAAGCATTATGTGACATTCGTGTTGAGGTACTTTTACTATTTAATGCTTGTGTATCTATATTTCTTATATTCCTTTTCCTTGAATGGGTGAATGTTAGTATGGTAGGATACTAGGATGTGACCACTCtccttggtttttgaaaattatGCAATCTATTCATGAGGTGCAGTGAATTAACTGCCATTATGATCTATGCATGAGATTTATCCTTTATTCACTATTTTTGCTTGGTTGCTTTTGTGTTCAAGTTGCAACCACCCTTTTTAGGTTTATTTTATCCTGTCTCTCACATTGAGTGGTTCTTTGGGCTTGCATATTTAACAAGGGTGTGATTTTCTGCCTCAATAGTTTGTCTGTAATAAAATATGCATGGCCATGTAGTAGTTAGGGGGCCAATGGCTATTGTGTCTTACTAGGCCCCCATATTTTGCAATAACTTTTTCGGGGGTTGAAAAGGGAAGGGGGGGGGGAGCAGTGCAGCAGGTAGGTACTCAAATTCCCATAGATAAAAACCTACTAAGTGCATCTGTGAAGGAAAGTTGTGGGGCAAATCATTCATTGCCTGAATTAAATATCTTACCTTTGATCATCCATTTGGTAATGTACATGATTAAACTTGACTAGTATTTTGCAGCAAGAAGATATCAGAGGTTACATTGACAGATCAATCAAACATGGCATTCCACTTTCAACATTCCGTAAGGAGCGTATTGGTGGTGATTCACACGGAATTTCTTATTGGTAATATACATGTGCTTTCACTTCAACCTGTTCAAAATTTGAAGTGTCATATCTGAAAGTTAATGTAcgtttgtctttttttgcttttttattcACATGAGTGCAGGTATGAAGACGACCAAATTATTGGTCATAGGTTGTATCGGGAAATAAGGAAAACTGAGGTGGTTCAAATGAAGAAAGGGAAACCAAGAGGTTCCCAGGTTTTTTCTAATACAACCTACCAGTGGGAAACAGTTGCTACCAATTTTGATGAATTTCAGGATGTTTCTGTAAGTTACTGAAGCTCATCTATCTATGTTCAGTGGCTATGTTTTAACAGTTCAGTGTTTTTCTGTGAATTGGGACTTTTGAGTTATAAGTTTTGAACTAGATAATGAATCACAAATTGATACTActtttattatgatttaaaaACCCTAACTTAAGTTATAAGTGAACTTATTGAATAGGAAACTGTTATTTAGTAGAACATCCAAAGTTAATTATTGTCCCATTAGATTCACAAATTATTGATCAAAcctaataataacaaaaaccaaGTGAAAGTGAGTCACATTATTGCAAAAGATTTTGCCTGTCATTGAATTATGAGATTTAATCATAGTTTTCTATCCTGCTGATCCCAAAAATACTATAATGGAATAATGGGATGGTCACTATACCAAGTATTATGAATACACCATGAATAATTCAtactacaaaattaaattaaccaaAATCAAACATGTATTGATCATTAATAATTAGAAATCAAGTATAGGCTTACAATCACCTTCAATCAGTGTTATCAAATAGCGGCCATGGTGACGCCATGGTGGAATGGCGTTGCGGGAATTTGAAAAAATGCCACCAAATAGCGGTGGCGTTGCGGGTTGCAGATGGCGGCGCCATGGCGGCTGCCATAGCTATGGCGGAAttgcgttttttttttgttttttgcgaGATAGGTGTTGGGCTGACCCGACCCAACCCTAACCCGATTTTTGCATGCAAAAGGGGTGAGCAGCGCAAGCAGGAATGGCACCACGCAAACGCGATGCGGCCCGCCAACACCCAGCACCTGCACCACGACGGCGAACATGGCACCCCGCACCAGCACCACGCACACGACGACCAGACGGCGGCAACGGCACTATAGTCTGCGACGGACGGCAATCGTGgttctgttttttatttctttttttgttgctgttgttggcgCTACAGTTTGCGACACCCCTTTTCTATGTTTggttgtgctttttttttttttctgttcaccccctttttattttgttcagccctttttttatgatctttttctgtttgacgcccctttttctgttttttatgcttttatccttttgttattttgaaCTCTTGAATGAGTTTATTTGATATTGGGTACTTGGTTATTGTGGGAACTCACGAaacatttttagtttatttgaatgcaatccattgtttttttaattttatatttattttttatctattgttttgttaatatatatatatatatatatatatatatatataattttttttgtccgcCATGACGTCCGTCATTTTCCGCTATGCCATCCGCCAtatttttatggcggatttttAGCTTTCCGCCATTAACAACACTGCCTTCAATCTAAAGCACAATTATCAAGTCAATCATCAAACAGCAAAATTGGAGCAGAGAAGTGGGTATGGCCAGAAATAGAACAACAGTGGTTGGCAACTTGCCAAAACTGAGCCAATGACAAATTAAAGGAGCATAACAAGTAACTAATAAAAATTGTCTAACAAGTTTGTGTGCTCTGGCACAATTATGTACTCAAACAAAAACTATAGTTAAATAGGTAACAGGTATAATCAACTAGAAAGGAAAGACTACGtaaaatatacatacatacatacatatatatatatatatatataagacctATGCAAAACAGAGATGGGCAGAAATATGCAAAAGAGGAAGAACCTGAGAAGGAAGAAGTCATACCAAACAGAGGTGGTGGATCAAAGACCTGAAAACAGAGGCCAGAGGCTGGGGCCACTGGAAAAAGGACATGTTTAGCCTGAAAATGCTTGGCAGCTGCTGGGAGTTAGTCTGAAAATGGGTTGGAAGAGAAGAACACCAAGGTGAAAACAGCGTGTGTGGCTAGTGGGATTTTCTGATGGTTGAAGAGGTTCCAACCCTAGAGTCCTTATGATTCCAATTAATCAGAAAAATTCCCTAAAAAAATGAGCAGACAATGGCAAAACGTTGGACAGACAAAACTGGAACTTTGTCCAGTTCAGAGTCCTGCTATAGGCAGAGTTTGTCAATGAAAGGCCGCAATCTCAGCCACAATATGCATGAAGCACAGACACAATGCAACAGAGAACATAAAGGAGTCTGAGGGTGCAATTTGGTGCTATTAGTATTAAGTACTTCATATTTATAATACTCCCTCCAGTCCTTTAAAATagttaagttagttttaattaataatgttataaatttcaattttattccaaaaatagCCTTTAAATTAATTGGTTTAAGTAGTGGTTACATTACTGAGGTGTAACTTGTATTGTTAATAGACCAATAAATGCATGAGAAATGATTAGGTGCCTTATTAATGGATTTCACAAAATGAAGTGTAAAAAGAAAACTAGCAATTAATACATATTAAAGTGGgtctatttttcttataatcagGGAAAAAATAGAACACccttttgtttcttataaaaaaggatTGGAGTACAAATTAGTATATTAGAAAAATTGTATTTACTTAATTGCActttataaaaagaaagaaaactctccattagaaaaaaaatgtatggcATATTTATCACTGTACCTTAAGCTTCCTTTTTGTGGGGGGTGGTAGTTTAGTTTAAAATTGTTGTTCAGACTGAAAGTCTTCATCAGTGTTGGGAACCTGAGAGATCAAATTAACTGCAGCAATTATTTAATGGGATAAGAtggtttttctattgtcttgTTCAATCCCATCCAATGATCTAACCTTTGACCAATATTATTTATAGTTTCATTATAAACATTCAGAATGCTGATACAACAACTAAGCCTTTTCCCACTATGTGGGATTGGCTACCCTACTTGAATCGTATGGTTTACAACTCCCTCTATTTCTATGTTGTTTTCTGAAAGACCCAAGaatgttgatatatatatatatagatagatgaTAGCATtgacctttatttatttatttattttccatctCCAAAGTAAGGGAAATAATACAAGAATCTCCTAACTCTGCCATTTTTTCATAAAGATtgcaaccttttttttttagttgagcTTCATCTTATTTGCTTTATTCATCTGATTGCGCAGGAGAAGCTTTTCACAAGTAAAAACAGAACGGAGGCATCTGTAGGGAAGAAGGTGAAGATAGACATGCTCCCTGAAATCGAGAAAGTTCACAgggtactttatttttttattgtttactgGCCCAATAACATTTTTAGGTTATGGGTGGCATGGGTTGAGAAAATTAAGATGGGGCATTCTGAGAATTGAACTTGAATTCATGTTTGCTCTTCTTTTTATCTTGATAGCATTTAACTGACAAAATTGGCCCATCTTGTGCAGAGAAAGGAGAAGTTGCTGAAAAAACAACACAGACAAGCTCTTCTTCTTGATAATTTCTTGGGTGTTGATGGGCTTGCCCCTGGGCGTTCACTTCGTGATAGAAAACCTGTTACCTACACTTTTGGTAAGAAGTTTTATCATAATTTGCATTTTGTTTTCACAGCTGGGGTAGGCCTCTTcattttcctcattttttttctttcctttgcaTGAACTGCTCGAGTATATTAGAGAGTTCACTATTTTTGCAGTTGATTGTTGTGGGTATGTTAGGACCCTAGGTACCTTCTGGGGCAAGTAGCATGAATAACCATTATCTATTTCATTTTTAGGAATGTCTGGTTTTAGCAGAACTAAAAAGTTTTCCCCATGGACCTGGCGGGCTTCTGATTTGCAAGTACAGGGATAATTTAGTGGGGCTTTCTGATGGCTGACTTTGGGTTTTTGGATCATTCATTGAGTCGTTGGATCTAATAAATGTTTCATTGAATTTTGCATAGCTATCATGGTCGGCCTCCCGCCCCCACCCCATATCacatttttaatgaataaaagtaACATTATCACTAAGCTTTGTTGTAACTGTACTGTGCATCGATAGTGACGAACAGTGGTAAAACAATCTGAACAAGAGTAAGTTGACGGTTTCATTGTGCATCCAGGATGCAACTTTATACTTCAGCTTCCTGTTTTGCTATTATTATGATAACAAGTTTCACCTGAACTACCTTATTCTGTTTGGTTGGACAAAAGTTAACTTATTTCTTAAGTATCAGTATTTGCTGATTTTACATTGACCTAACTTTTGACATCGCTGTCATTGCAGATGATTACGATCGATCCATCAGTGAAGCAATTAAGATAACCAAGTATGGAATTCTTCTTTTGATCTTACACTCTTGTTCCTCCTTTTGGCTGTTCTTGATGTGTTTTTATCTTTCGATATTACATATGGCCAATCATGTGCATCTGTTATGCTTTGTACTCACGGCAtagcatatttttttcattatcagACGGAAACCACCATCCCCAGAACTTATACCCAGGAGAGAAGCAGGAGCAAAACATGCAGCTTTAACCAATGGTAAATGGAGTGGTCCTTCACATGACCCTCAAGACCTGAATTTTGGCATGCCATCACCAAAATCACCTGACTTCGATGATATGGAGGAAGATAATCAAACTGACATGTTGGACTTGGATCGAAGGTTtgtagttttgttttttctccCTTCAAATCTGTTCTGATGACTTGTATCTTATTTCACTGATAATTTTCACATCAGCAATCGGCGAAGACAGAAGCCTAAACGGTATTCGGAGAAAGAGTTTGTTGAAGCACTGTCGGATAATGAGGCTGACTATGACAGCGATGATGATATTGTTGGAGAAGCCGTGTATGATGAAGAGTATCTCCAGAAACGTAAGCAGAGAAAGAAGGCTTCTAGTAGCTCTGGGTCTGAAGGAGATGAAGAATATCATTGGGATGAAGATAAtgttgaagatgaagaagacgATGACGAAGATTCCTTGAGTGCCAGTGAGGATAGTGACAAGCCTCGTAAAATCAAGCAACTGCCAGGCCGTACTAGGAAGGAAACTAAACTCAGGTCTGTGGGTGAGATTCAATCAGGTCTAAGACGCAGTAAGAGGGCAACAACAAAAAGCCGTATAAATTATCGAAGGTACGAGATATCTGATTCAGAAACAGAGTTCATTAAATCCGACAAGTCCAATGCATCAGACGATCACTCAGATCCTACTGAGAATGGGGAGTATATGATGGAAAGTGAAGACTCCGACAGCAATGACGAGGaagaacaagaaaccaaagcaGTTGAGCCTGTTACTTACCCTGCAGAAGAAAACAACCAATCTCCTGCTGTAGGGGAGaatgaacaaaaccaaaaccagCCTCCTGAAAAAGCCAGTAGCCCAGGTCAGGAAGTTGAGGGCACTGCAAAGCGACGCTTCCTTGATTTGAATGAGCTTGCCCCTAGctcaggttttgatgatggtCCAAATACAACAACACTGAAAGATGAAGGCAATGATGATAACTGAAGCTACCCCTTTTACTTGAAAGCAATCAAGGAAGCCAAGAGACATGTATGataatagaaatataaattttgttatgtgCCTCAGGAAGTTTCGGCTAGATCTCTTCCTATGGCAATCTAAGCATCCCTTGGTGCATGAGTTTGCCACCAGAAGCAGCAGCATATGAGTTATGTAGATTAGGTAGTCATTTTTTAGTATTTAGTATTTCTACATCAAAAGGGTCCAcggaaaatgaatgagaatttATTCTTGGGCGTTATTTGGCCCATGCAATCGGTGTACAATAACTGTTAACAAGTACTGTAACTTTAAATAGATATGGCTTTTGATTATCAAGCCCTgtagttcttttttttctttctgtctTCATGGACTCTCGATAGTGATCAGCTTTTGAGCAAAATAGGGTTGACCGTGTTTCTTTGTTCATCTGATCAGATAAAAAAATGGTCTCACTTTTGATTTCTCTACATAATTGCTAGTTTCTCATCTGTTCGAAGATTGTATGCTTAAACTATCTTCTTAATGTCATTGATTTTCGTGGTGATTTTGCTAATATACAATaatctttgtttattttctatacaaaataaaagtttCAATTGCAAAAGGCATATAATCTGtaattttaaaagcattttaaCAAATTCAAACTACTGAAAACAATATAGCATGGAAAAATGTATAGGatttatgattttttgaaatttcac encodes the following:
- the LOC100816258 gene encoding DDT domain-containing protein DDR4, translated to MSQGSPPQDTTEPSPEPDSYKEETTATTTNSTAADAAPPAPTRSPPTRSRPSRACTMRTAARLYAASQPARPKAARREPRREESPSPPSPKLQQCSKIVTPLVEPPPPVQLPRYNLRSMWELASILNFLNLFRPLLNISVEFSAEEFETALLTPNDTLGDIHMPLLKAIPPITRMALSRDTWITVLCRKLRDWWHWVADGDLPIVASHGAEVEVYKSLDPGVRVIILKALCDIRVEQEDIRGYIDRSIKHGIPLSTFRKERIGGDSHGISYWYEDDQIIGHRLYREIRKTEVVQMKKGKPRGSQVFSNTTYQWETVATNFDEFQDVSEKLFTSKNRTEASVGKKVKIDMLPEIEKVHRRKEKLLKKQHRQALLLDNFLGVDGLAPGRSLRDRKPVTYTFDDYDRSISEAIKITKRKPPSPELIPRREAGAKHAALTNGKWSGPSHDPQDLNFGMPSPKSPDFDDMEEDNQTDMLDLDRSNRRRQKPKRYSEKEFVEALSDNEADYDSDDDIVGEAVYDEEYLQKRKQRKKASSSSGSEGDEEYHWDEDNVEDEEDDDEDSLSASEDSDKPRKIKQLPGRTRKETKLRSVGEIQSGLRRSKRATTKSRINYRRYEISDSETEFIKSDKSNASDDHSDPTENGEYMMESEDSDSNDEEEQETKAVEPVTYPAEENNQSPAVGENEQNQNQPPEKASSPGQEVEGTAKRRFLDLNELAPSSGFDDGPNTTTLKDEGNDDN